The proteins below come from a single Mytilus edulis chromosome 5, xbMytEdul2.2, whole genome shotgun sequence genomic window:
- the LOC139522700 gene encoding mitochondrial inner membrane m-AAA protease component AFG3L2-like, whose product MAHRYMVLAKRGERLLQSTLSRGCSVYQLRRSISLFTKLSRSKGFRGLLEEFQLWNKDVPKGFEKYFKEGKSKAPPRKETKVENKDPPLPQRSSRSSSKKTSNNPFPFLEFKAKFDPKRPRTPDQNMYYLIGLGVGLLMIGSFLNSSRYREITWKEFINNYLYRGMVEKLEVHDKEWVKIKLLPGSQVDPGSVLWFSIGSIDSFERNLEATQIENNVEPANFVNVIYKNEPSKGTVLNILLTTVLPIAILIYMTRGILKNMQKGGGPGGMFGFAKSTAKVIEKNIGVTFADVAGCEEAKIEIMEFVNFLKNPNQYLELGAKIPKGAILTGPPGTGKTLLAKATAGEAGVPFITVSGSEFLEMFVGVGPSRVRDMFAMARKNSPCILFIDEIDAVGRKRGGKSFGGHSEQENTLNQLLVEMDGFNTQANVVILAATNRVDILDPALLRPGRFDRQIYVPSPDIKGRASIFKVHLSNLKTTLDKNDLSRKMAALTPGFSGADIANVCNEAALIAARDLQTTIIQKHFEQAIERVVAGLEKKTQVLQPEEKKTVAYHEAGHAVAGWYLEHADPLLKVSIIPRGKGLGYAQYLPKEQFLYTTEQLLDRMCMTLGGRASEDIFFGRITTGAQDDLRKVTQNAYSQVVTFGMSKEIGQLSFEMPEERGQMSFDKPYSEQTAQMIDQEVREIVKTSYKRTYDLLTKYKDDVEKVALRLLEKEKLDKDDMVELLGKRPFAEKSTYEEFVEGTGSFEEDTTLPEGLKSWNKEKQAPPPKTETEPTPSS is encoded by the exons atggcTCATAGATATATGGTGCTCGCTAAAAGAGGAGAAAGACTCTTACAAAGTACTTTATCCAGAGGATGTTCAGTTTATCAG TTAAGACGCAGCATTAGTTTGTTCACAAAATTATCACGTTCAAAAGGTTTCAGAGGTTTATTGGAAGAATTTCAACTCTGGAACAAAGATGTACCAAAAGGatttgaaaagtatttcaaagAGGGCAAATCAAAGGCTCCACCAAGAAAAGAAACAAAGGTTGAAAATAAAG atCCTCCTTTACCTCAGCGTTCTTCAAGATCCTCCAGTAAAAAGACATCTAACAACCCATTTCCATTTCTAGAATTCAAAGCCAAATTTGATCCAAA AAGACCTAGGACACCAGATCAGAATATGTATTATTTGATAGGTCTTGGAGTAGGTCTGTTGATGATTGGATCTTTTCTGAACTCCTCCCGCTACAGAGAAATAACATGGAAAGAATTTATAAACAATTATTTATATAGAGGCATG GTAGAAAAGTTAGAGGTCCATGATAAGGAGTGGGTAAAGATCAAGTTACTCCCTGGATCACAGGTGGACCCGGGG TCTGTTTTATGGTTCAGTATTGGAAGTATTGATTCATTTGAGAGAAACTTGGAAGCAACACAGATAGAGAATAATGTAGAGCCAGCTAATTTTgttaatgttatatataaaaatgaaccaAGCAA AGGAACAGTACTAAATATTCTTTTGACCACAGTTTTACCAATTGCAATTTTGATTTACATGACCAGAGGCATTTtgaag AATATGCAGAAAGGTGGTGGTCCAGGTGGAATGTTTGGATTTGCAAAATCTACAGCTAAAGTCATTGAGAAAAATATTGGGGTTACTTTCGC GGATGTAGCTGGCTGTGAAGAAGCTAAAATAGAAATAATGGAGTTTGTCAACTTTCTTAAGAACCCTAACCAGTATCTAGAATTAGGAGCTAAGATCCCTAAAGGAGCCATCTTAACTGGCCCCCCAGGAACTGGTAAAACCCTGCTGGCTAAAGCTACAGCTGGGGAAGCTGGCGTACCTTTCATCACAGTGTCAGGCTCAGAATTCCTGGAAATGTTTGTGGGCGTTGGTCCTTCTAGG gTCAGGGATATGTTTGCTATGGCAAGGAAAAATTCTCCATGTATATTGTTTATAGATGAAATAGATGCTGTCGGTCGAAAAAGAGGAGGAAAAAGTTTTGGTGGTCACAGTGAACAAGAAAATACATTAAATCAGTTATTAGTAGAAATGGATG GGTTCAACACACAAGCCAATGTTGTGATATTAGCAGCCACAAACAGAGTAGATATATTAGATCCAGCTTTATTGCGTCCTGGTAGATTTGACAGACAGATTTATGTTCCATCCCCAGATATCAAAGGGAG agcATCAATATTTAAAGTTCACTTATCTAATTTAAAAACCACTCTGGATAAAAATGATCTGTCAAGGAAGATGGCTGCCTTAACTCCAGGATTTTCTG GTGCTGATATTGCCAATGTTTGTAATGAAGCAGCATTAATAGCAGCCAGAGATCTACAGACCACAATCATACAGAAACATTTTGAGCAAGCTATAGAAAGAGTTGTAGCAG GTTTGGAGAAAAAAACACAGGTTTTACAACCTGAAGAAAAGAAAACAGTAGCCTACCATGAAGCTGGTCATGCAGTGGCTGGATGGTACTTAGAACATGCTGACCCTCTACTAAAG GTGTCCATTATACCCAGAGGTAAAGGTCTAGGATATGCACAGTATCTACCAAAAGAACAGTTTTTATACACAACAGAACAG TTATTAGACAGAATGTGTATGACTTTGGGAGGGAGAGCTTCGGAGGACATATTTTTTGGCAGAATAACAACTGGTGCACAAGATGATCTGAGAAAAGTTACACAGAATGCCTACTCACAG gtAGTCACTTTTGGAATGTCTAAAGAAATAGGTCAGTTATCTTTCGAGATGCCTGAGGAGAGAGGACAGATGTCGTTTGATAAACCTTACAGTGAACAAACAGCTCAGATGATAGATCAGGAAGTCAGGGAAATAGTCAAGACCTCTTATAAACGAACATACGATCTACTCACAAAGTATAAAGATGACGTAGAAAAG